In Microtus pennsylvanicus isolate mMicPen1 chromosome 12, mMicPen1.hap1, whole genome shotgun sequence, the following proteins share a genomic window:
- the LOC142832309 gene encoding UDP-glucuronosyltransferase 2B31-like isoform X2: protein MMGKADIWLIRTYWDLEFPHPVLPNFDFVGGLHCRPAKPLPKEIEDFVQSSGEHGVVVFSLGSMVGAVTEERANVIAAGLAQIPQKVLWRFEGKKPDTLGSNTRLYKWIPQNDLLGHPKTRAFITHGGTNGIYEAIYHGVPVVGIPLFGDQFDNVVHMKTKGAGVRVDFLTMSSTDLLHAVKTVTNDPSYKENAMRLSRIHHDQPVKPLDRAVFWIEYVMRHKGAKHLRVAAHDLTWFQYHSLDVLGFLLACVLTVMFVITKCCLLCCQRFTKSGKKKKRE, encoded by the exons ATGATGGGGAAGGCAGACATATGGCTCATTCGAACCTACTGGGATTTGGAATTTCCTCACCCTGTCTTACCAAACTTTGATTTTGTTGGAGGACTCCACTGCAGACCTGCCAAGCCTCTGCCAAAG GAAATAGAAGACTTCGTCCAGTCTTCCGGAGAACATGGTGTGGTAGTGTTTTCCCTGGGGTCCATGGTGGGTGCCGTAACAGAAGAAAGGGCCAATGTGATTGCAGCAGGCCTTGCCCAGATTCCACAGAAG GTTCTTTGGCGATTTGAAGGCAAGAAGCCAGACACCTTGGGCTCCAACACTCGGCTGTACAAATGGATTCCCCAGAATGACCTACTCG GTCACCCTAAAACCAGAGCTTTTATTACTCATGGTGGCACCAATGGCATCTATGAGGCGATCTACCACGGGGTCCCTGTGGTGGGCATTCCTTTGTTTGGAGACCAGTTTGATAATGTTGTTCACATGAAGACCAAAGGAGCAGGGGTTCGAGTGGATTTCCTCACAATGTCCAGCACAGATTTGCTCCATGCAGTGAAGACAGTCACTAATGACCCTTC TTATAAGGAGAACGCCATGCGGCTATCAAGAATCCACCATGACCAGCCCGTGAAGCCCCTGGACAGAGCCGTCTTCTGGATTGAGTATGTCATGCGCCACAAGGGAGCCAAGCACCTTCGTGTGGCAGCGCATGACCTCACCTGGTTCCAGTACCACTCTCTGGACGTGCTTGGAttcctgcttgcctgtgtgctgactgtgatgtTCGTCATCACAAAGTGTTGCCTCCTTTGCTGCCAGAGATTTACTAAAtctggaaagaagaagaaaagggagtag
- the LOC142832352 gene encoding UDP-glucuronosyltransferase 2B4-like has translation MAEVTTPKVLWRFEGKKPDTLGSNTRLYKWIPQNDLLGHPKTRAFITHGGINGIYELLYHGIPVVGIPLFGDQLDNVVHMKTKGAGVRLNFLTMSSTDLLHAVKTVINDPSYKQNAMWLSRIHQDQPVKPMDRAVLWIEFVMRHKGAKHLRVAAHDLTWFQYHSLDVLGFLLACVLTLMLVITKCWLLCCQTFAKSGKKQKRE, from the exons ATGGCTGAGGTGACAACTCCGAAG GTTCTTTGGCGATTTGAAGGCAAGAAGCCAGACACCTTGGGCTCCAACACTCGGCTGTACAAATGGATTCCCCAGAATGA CTTGCTAGGTCATCCTAAAACCAGAGCTTTTATAACTCATGGTGGCATCAATGGCATCTATGAGTTGCTCTACCATGGGATCCCTGTGGTTGGCATTCCTTTGTTTGGTGACCAATTG GATAATGTTGTTCACATGAAGACCAAAGGAGCAGGGGTTCGACTGAACTTTCTCACAATGTCCAGCACAGATTTGCTTCATGCTGTGAAGACAGTCATAAATGACCCTTC CTATAAGCAGAATGCCATGTGGCTATCAAGAATCCACCAAGACCAGCCCGTGAAGCCCATGGACAGAGCTGTTTTATGGATCGAGTTTGTCATGCGCCACAAGGGAGCCAAGCACCTTCGTGTGGCAGCTCATGACCTCACCTGGTTCCAGTACCACTCTCTGGACGTGCTTGGAttcctgcttgcctgtgtgctgACTTTGATGTTAGTAATCACAAAGTGCTGGCTCCTTTGCTGCCAGACATTTGCTAAGtctggaaagaaacagaaaagggagtaG